GAACCCGGACGGGAGCCTCCGGTCGAACCGCCCCAGCAGAGCGATCCCGGCATACTGGAACTCGCGCTCGGGCAGCCCCCACAGCTCCCGCAGGACCGCGTCCAGTTCCCCGATTTCGGGGAGCGGACGCCCGGCGTGAAATTCCTTCAGCAGCGCCCCCCTCTGCGGCGTCTTGATCCCCAGGTATTCGAATTGGCCCCGCATATACTGCTTCATGGCAGGAGCCTGTGCCGGATCGGCGTTCTGCTCGAAAAGGGTCTTCATTGCCTTGACGTATGCGTGCATGGAACTCCAATCGGTTTTAGTCGCGGAAGCATGCCATGTTCAATGGCGACCACAGTAGATGCAATTCAAGAAATGAGACTATATTGGCTCGTTCGGGATTACGAAACTCCTGACGATCGCAACCGGACAGTTGAAAGTCCGTTACCCCTTCGGAATATTCAATAATCCTGTTAAAACCCTCGCGGCGAAAGCCTGCCCCCCCC
This genomic window from Acidobacteriota bacterium contains:
- a CDS encoding DNA alkylation repair protein; this encodes MHAYVKAMKTLFEQNADPAQAPAMKQYMRGQFEYLGIKTPQRGALLKEFHAGRPLPEIGELDAVLRELWGLPEREFQYAGIALLGRFDRRLPSGF